Proteins encoded together in one Gemmatimonadales bacterium window:
- the rpmF gene encoding 50S ribosomal protein L32 → MAVPKRRTSKSKKRMRRTHFKAQAPTLSPCPKCGEMRIPHRVCPNCGYYKGERRIEIEDE, encoded by the coding sequence ATGGCTGTCCCGAAGCGAAGGACATCGAAGTCCAAGAAGCGGATGCGCCGTACGCACTTCAAGGCCCAGGCCCCGACGCTCTCTCCTTGCCCGAAGTGCGGCGAGATGCGCATCCCGCACCGCGTGTGCCCCAACTGCGGCTACTACAAGGGCGAGAGGCGGATCGAGATCGAGGACGAGTGA
- a CDS encoding beta-ketoacyl-ACP synthase III, producing the protein MNRPEFAFAGLGSYVPPKVLTNADFERMLETSDTWIRERTGIRERHIAGPDDTTAGMAQKASLKALEEAGLGPLDVDLLVAATATPDRLLPSTACDVQALLGARNATAFDVGAACPGWIYALVVAESMLIAGRAQRALVIGTEKLSAITDYTDRSTAVLFGDAAGAVVLTRGDGSRGILSTYLMSDGTLGDLLHRPGGGALHPPDEALLKDRSYYLKMAGREVFKAAVRAMADAASKALERAGVTGAQVDLLVPHQANIRIIEATASHAGIPMERVYVNVDRYGNTSSASIPLALDEARRCGRLQPGMITLLVTFGAGFTWGAVVLKW; encoded by the coding sequence GTGAACCGACCCGAATTCGCCTTCGCCGGCCTGGGCTCCTACGTGCCGCCCAAGGTGCTGACCAACGCCGACTTCGAGCGGATGCTCGAGACCTCGGACACCTGGATCCGCGAGCGCACCGGGATCCGGGAGCGCCACATCGCGGGTCCGGACGACACCACCGCGGGGATGGCGCAGAAGGCGAGCCTGAAGGCCCTGGAGGAGGCCGGCCTGGGCCCGCTCGACGTGGACCTGCTGGTGGCGGCGACGGCGACGCCCGACCGCCTGCTGCCCTCGACGGCGTGCGACGTCCAGGCGCTGCTGGGCGCCCGGAACGCCACGGCGTTCGACGTCGGCGCGGCGTGCCCCGGGTGGATCTACGCGCTGGTGGTGGCCGAATCGATGCTGATCGCGGGGCGCGCCCAGCGGGCGCTGGTGATCGGCACCGAGAAGCTGAGCGCGATCACGGACTACACCGACCGCTCCACGGCGGTGCTGTTCGGCGACGCGGCCGGGGCCGTGGTGCTGACCCGGGGCGACGGCTCGCGCGGCATCCTCTCGACCTATCTGATGAGCGACGGGACGCTGGGCGACCTGCTGCACCGTCCGGGCGGCGGGGCGCTCCACCCACCCGACGAGGCGCTGCTCAAGGACCGGAGCTACTACCTCAAGATGGCCGGCCGCGAGGTGTTCAAGGCGGCGGTGCGCGCGATGGCGGACGCGGCCAGCAAGGCGCTGGAGCGCGCCGGCGTCACCGGCGCCCAGGTGGACCTGCTGGTGCCGCACCAGGCGAACATCCGGATCATCGAGGCCACCGCGAGCCATGCCGGCATCCCGATGGAGCGCGTGTACGTGAACGTGGACCGCTACGGCAACACCAGCTCGGCGTCCATCCCCCTGGCGCTGGACGAGGCCCGGCGGTGCGGGCGGCTCCAGCCGGGGATGATCACGCTGCTGGTGACGTTCGGAGCGGGCTTCACCTGGGGCGCGGTGGTCCTGAAGTGGTGA
- a CDS encoding DUF177 domain-containing protein, whose product MLRIDLAAVREGPVAVADRIAPDDPLVAATGLALATPLAVAGRLSSAGEGRFYLQASIETVVRAECRRCLTPVDVPISESLGLVFVTEEDAADEDDCYLVPRRSAVLDLSEAVREELLLAAPQFVECREDCRGLCKRCGADLNAGPCGCSTEMDPRWEALTKLPRGE is encoded by the coding sequence ATGTTGCGTATCGACCTCGCGGCGGTGCGCGAGGGCCCGGTCGCCGTCGCCGACCGGATCGCCCCGGACGACCCGCTCGTGGCGGCCACCGGCCTGGCGCTCGCAACCCCCCTCGCCGTGGCCGGCCGGCTCAGCAGCGCCGGTGAGGGCAGGTTCTACTTGCAGGCGTCGATCGAGACCGTGGTCAGGGCGGAGTGCCGCCGCTGCCTGACGCCCGTGGACGTCCCGATATCAGAATCGCTCGGCCTGGTGTTCGTGACCGAGGAAGACGCCGCCGACGAAGACGACTGCTACCTCGTGCCCCGGCGCTCGGCCGTCCTGGACCTCTCCGAGGCCGTGCGGGAGGAGTTGCTGCTGGCCGCCCCGCAGTTCGTCGAGTGCCGCGAGGACTGTCGCGGCTTGTGCAAGCGCTGCGGCGCCGATCTGAACGCCGGCCCGTGCGGCTGCAGCACCGAGATGGACCCGCGGTGGGAAGCGCTCACGAAGTTACCTCGAGGGGAATGA
- the ndk gene encoding nucleoside-diphosphate kinase has translation MLTLAIIKPDAMASGKAGKVLAHLEAAGFRIRAARLVRLAVPQAESFYAVHRERPFFRPLVTFMTSGPCLPLALERDDAVAKLREVIGATDPREAAAGTVRALYAESKERNAIHASDSPENAAREVAFFFSDLDLG, from the coding sequence ATGCTCACCCTCGCGATCATCAAGCCCGACGCCATGGCCTCGGGCAAGGCGGGGAAGGTCCTCGCCCACCTGGAAGCCGCCGGCTTCCGGATCCGCGCCGCGCGCCTGGTGCGCCTCGCCGTGCCGCAGGCCGAGTCGTTCTACGCCGTCCACCGCGAGCGGCCGTTCTTCCGGCCGCTCGTCACGTTCATGACCTCGGGGCCGTGCCTGCCGCTCGCCCTCGAGCGCGACGATGCCGTGGCGAAGCTCCGCGAGGTGATCGGCGCCACCGACCCCAGGGAGGCCGCGGCGGGCACGGTCCGCGCGCTCTACGCCGAATCCAAGGAGCGCAACGCGATCCACGCCTCCGACAGCCCCGAGAACGCCGCCCGCGAGGTGGCCTTCTTCTTCTCCGACTTGGACTTGGGGTGA
- a CDS encoding CBS domain-containing protein, with amino-acid sequence MRLADLLDRRRVVVPLESRSVREATTQLARALASAGAVADEARLGEILQSEWPEDVVMVGGRAFLPHFRTDAAAELALAIGVAPQPICRSNDPNRCARVVVLIVAPTRDASEYLRAMSAVARALASDEVLAGLHAARSPDDVLALAGLRETPVPADVTVRDLMTMSVTTVGPDTTLNEAARVMLGRGVRALPVTGDNGEVLGLLTDGHLLKHLLPQTVQQLSTGQMKAVKRRTTRASPTSPRDLPVREAMDRTVLCLAEDQTIADVAALMLAKDVDRFPVTRDGALVGFLTRGDIVRKLLGY; translated from the coding sequence GTGAGGCTCGCCGATCTCCTCGACCGGCGGCGGGTGGTGGTGCCGCTGGAATCCCGGAGCGTGCGCGAGGCCACGACCCAGCTGGCGCGGGCGCTGGCCAGCGCCGGCGCCGTCGCCGACGAGGCGCGGCTGGGCGAGATCCTCCAGAGCGAGTGGCCGGAGGACGTGGTGATGGTCGGCGGCCGCGCCTTCCTGCCGCACTTCCGCACCGACGCCGCGGCGGAGCTGGCCCTGGCGATCGGCGTCGCCCCGCAGCCGATCTGCCGCTCCAACGATCCCAACCGCTGCGCCAGGGTCGTGGTGCTCATCGTGGCCCCCACCCGGGATGCGTCGGAGTACCTGCGGGCGATGAGCGCGGTCGCCCGCGCCCTCGCCTCCGACGAGGTGCTGGCCGGCCTCCACGCGGCCCGCTCCCCGGACGACGTGCTCGCGCTCGCCGGCTTGCGCGAGACGCCCGTGCCCGCCGACGTGACGGTGCGGGACCTCATGACGATGAGCGTGACGACGGTGGGCCCCGACACCACCCTCAACGAGGCGGCCCGCGTGATGCTGGGCCGCGGGGTCCGGGCGCTCCCCGTCACCGGGGACAACGGGGAAGTGCTCGGCCTCCTGACCGACGGGCACCTGCTCAAGCACCTCCTGCCTCAGACCGTGCAGCAGCTGTCCACCGGCCAGATGAAGGCCGTCAAGCGGCGCACCACGCGCGCCTCGCCCACCTCGCCGCGCGACCTGCCGGTGCGCGAGGCGATGGACCGCACCGTCCTGTGCCTGGCGGAAGACCAGACCATCGCGGACGTGGCCGCGCTGATGCTCGCCAAGGACGTCGACCGCTTTCCCGTCACGCGCGATGGAGCCCTGGTCGGCTTCCTGACGCGCGGCGACATCGTCCGCAAACTCCTGGGGTACTGA
- the plsX gene encoding phosphate acyltransferase PlsX — translation MIRIAIDAMGGDHAPAVPVAGAALALGELPDDVTVQLVGQQRLVERELERHAVDRDRLQVIDAPETIAMGEKPLHAIKSKRNSSIVLGIGLQKTAQSDAFISAGNTGAVMAGSTLILGLYDGFGRPAIGTTFPTSRQSVLVLDAGANVDCTAAELVGFAHLGVLYARDVMGRTNPAVGLLNIGEEEEKGSAAAKEAYGLLRASGLPFIGNVEGRHILLGRSEQGDFDVVVCDGFVGNVLLKFYESLGRLFHALAERELGAEAVAGEAMSRIWRALDYSEYGGAPLLGVRGVSIICHGRSTANAIRHAIRLAVDAAQHQLVQHMAREFAVTGPAT, via the coding sequence GTGATCCGGATCGCCATCGACGCGATGGGGGGCGACCACGCCCCGGCCGTGCCGGTCGCCGGGGCCGCCCTCGCCCTCGGCGAGCTGCCGGACGACGTCACGGTCCAGCTCGTGGGCCAGCAGCGGCTCGTGGAGCGGGAGCTGGAGCGGCACGCGGTGGACCGCGACCGCCTCCAGGTCATCGACGCTCCCGAGACCATCGCGATGGGCGAGAAACCACTTCACGCGATCAAGTCCAAGCGTAATTCCTCCATCGTGTTAGGCATTGGCCTGCAGAAGACCGCCCAGTCCGATGCCTTCATCAGCGCCGGCAATACCGGCGCGGTGATGGCGGGTTCGACCCTGATCCTCGGCCTGTACGACGGGTTTGGGCGGCCCGCCATCGGGACCACGTTCCCCACCAGCCGGCAGTCGGTCCTGGTGCTGGACGCCGGGGCGAACGTGGACTGCACGGCCGCGGAGCTGGTGGGCTTCGCGCACTTGGGCGTGCTGTACGCGCGGGACGTCATGGGCCGCACGAACCCGGCGGTGGGACTGCTCAACATCGGCGAGGAGGAGGAGAAGGGCAGCGCGGCCGCCAAGGAGGCGTACGGGCTCCTCCGGGCGAGCGGCCTGCCGTTCATCGGGAACGTGGAGGGCCGGCACATCCTGCTCGGCCGCTCGGAGCAGGGCGACTTCGACGTGGTGGTGTGCGATGGTTTCGTGGGCAACGTGCTGCTCAAGTTCTACGAATCGCTGGGGCGCCTGTTCCACGCGCTCGCGGAGCGCGAGCTGGGCGCCGAGGCGGTGGCGGGGGAGGCGATGTCGCGGATCTGGCGCGCACTGGACTACTCGGAGTACGGCGGGGCCCCGCTGCTCGGCGTGCGGGGCGTCTCGATCATCTGCCACGGCCGCTCCACGGCCAACGCCATCCGCCACGCCATCCGCCTGGCGGTGGACGCCGCGCAGCACCAGCTCGTGCAGCACATGGCCCGCGAGTTCGCCGTGACCGGACCGGCGACGTGA
- a CDS encoding carbamate kinase, with protein MTGQTLVVALGGNALAPPGERATIANQFRHTRESLAPIVDLAREGWRIAVVHGNGPQVGDSLARNELAAHDVEPLPLGVLVAETAGWIGYMIQQSLQNALERAGIAREVVTVITQTLVARDDPTLAAPVKPIGHALSPERRARLVAQDIPVAADPLGRWRRLAASPIPIGVVEAPVVRRLVEQGTIVVAAGGGGPPVYRDPVLRTEGVDAVVDKDRTAAILARELGADLLLILTDIDAVYRDYGTPRAAPIRRITAAEAERLQAAGQFGAGSMRPKVEAAVAFARTGGRAIIAELSQGLAAIRGETGTTILLED; from the coding sequence GTGACGGGACAGACGCTCGTCGTCGCCCTGGGCGGCAACGCGCTGGCGCCGCCGGGCGAGCGCGCCACCATCGCCAACCAGTTCCGCCACACGCGCGAGAGCCTCGCCCCCATCGTGGACCTGGCGCGCGAGGGGTGGCGGATCGCGGTGGTGCACGGCAACGGCCCCCAGGTCGGCGATTCGCTGGCGAGGAACGAGCTGGCCGCCCACGACGTCGAGCCCCTGCCGCTCGGCGTGCTGGTCGCCGAGACCGCGGGCTGGATCGGCTACATGATCCAGCAGTCGCTGCAGAACGCCCTGGAGCGGGCGGGGATCGCGCGCGAGGTGGTCACGGTCATCACCCAGACCCTGGTCGCCCGCGACGATCCGACGCTCGCGGCGCCGGTGAAGCCGATCGGCCACGCCCTGTCGCCCGAGCGCCGCGCGCGCCTGGTGGCGCAGGACATTCCCGTGGCGGCGGACCCGCTCGGCCGGTGGCGGCGGCTCGCGGCGAGCCCGATCCCCATCGGTGTCGTGGAGGCGCCCGTCGTCCGGCGGCTGGTCGAGCAGGGCACGATCGTCGTCGCCGCGGGGGGCGGCGGGCCGCCGGTGTATCGCGATCCGGTGCTGCGGACCGAGGGCGTGGACGCGGTGGTCGACAAGGACCGCACGGCCGCCATCCTGGCGCGGGAGCTCGGAGCGGACTTGCTGCTCATTCTCACCGACATCGACGCGGTCTACCGGGACTACGGCACGCCGCGTGCAGCACCGATACGCCGCATCACGGCCGCCGAAGCGGAAAGACTGCAGGCGGCCGGGCAATTCGGGGCGGGGAGCATGCGCCCCAAGGTCGAGGCCGCCGTCGCCTTCGCCCGCACGGGCGGCCGGGCGATCATTGCGGAGCTGAGCCAGGGACTGGCCGCGATCCGCGGCGAAACGGGTACCACCATCCTGCTCGAGGACTGA
- the sucD gene encoding succinate--CoA ligase subunit alpha — MSIFVDKSTRLLVQGITGRDGSFHTRQMIAYGTPVVAGVTPGKGGQKFEERVPIFDTVAEAVAATGANTSVIYVPARFAADAVFEAADAGVKLVVCISEGVPVLDMTRVWPFLAERGVRLIGPNCPGIISPGAAKVGIIPGNICASGPVGVVSRSGTLTYEVVFQLTRAGLGQTTCVGIGGDPIIGTNFIDCLDAFEADPATRAVVMIGEIGGTDEQSAAEFVKQKMKKPVVGFIAGQTAPPGRRMGHAGAIISGSSGTATEKIAAFERAGIAVMKRPADVVSLVKPKL; from the coding sequence GTGAGCATCTTCGTCGACAAGAGCACCCGGCTGCTGGTGCAGGGCATCACGGGCCGCGACGGCTCGTTCCACACCCGGCAGATGATCGCGTACGGGACCCCGGTCGTGGCGGGCGTGACGCCCGGCAAGGGCGGGCAGAAGTTCGAGGAGCGGGTCCCGATCTTCGACACCGTCGCCGAGGCCGTGGCGGCCACCGGCGCCAATACGTCGGTGATCTACGTGCCGGCCCGCTTCGCCGCCGACGCCGTGTTCGAGGCGGCCGACGCCGGCGTCAAGCTGGTGGTGTGCATCAGCGAAGGCGTGCCGGTTCTCGACATGACGCGGGTCTGGCCGTTCCTGGCCGAGCGCGGCGTGCGGCTGATCGGGCCCAACTGCCCGGGCATCATCTCGCCGGGCGCCGCCAAGGTGGGCATCATCCCGGGGAACATCTGCGCCAGCGGCCCGGTGGGCGTCGTGTCCCGCTCCGGGACCCTGACCTACGAGGTGGTCTTCCAGCTCACCCGCGCCGGCCTCGGCCAGACCACCTGCGTGGGCATCGGCGGCGACCCGATCATCGGCACCAACTTCATCGACTGCCTCGACGCGTTCGAGGCGGACCCCGCGACCCGGGCCGTCGTGATGATCGGCGAGATCGGGGGCACCGACGAGCAGAGCGCCGCCGAGTTCGTGAAGCAGAAGATGAAGAAGCCGGTGGTGGGGTTCATCGCCGGCCAGACCGCGCCGCCGGGCCGCCGGATGGGGCACGCCGGCGCCATCATCTCGGGCAGCTCGGGCACGGCCACCGAGAAGATCGCGGCGTTCGAGCGGGCCGGCATCGCGGTGATGAAGCGGCCCGCCGACGTGGTGTCGCTGGTGAAGCCGAAGCTGTGA
- the sucC gene encoding ADP-forming succinate--CoA ligase subunit beta, producing the protein MNIHEYQARELLARAGIAVPPGIVATTAAEAKRAMERLGVPKVVVKAQVHAGGRGKAGGVKLAATPEQAERFASQILGMKIKGLTVTKVLVVPATDIASEAYVGVIVDRVTHSPVFMVSPAGGIDIEEVAAKTPEKIFKTTVDARYGLLPHQAMALAFRLYRDLGQVRQAADILQKLYRAFVDAGASLAEINPLVVTPKGEVVALDAKIAVDDNELERRPAIEALRDVAAENPMEVQAREANLTYIKLDGNVGCCVNGAGLAMATMDLVKYYGGDPANFLDIGGSSNPEKVVTALKIITADANVKAILFNIFGGITRCDDVANGIVAATKQFKVDRPLVIRLTGTNEAEAVKILEGVGMRALTDMDAAVEQAVKLAKGGAAA; encoded by the coding sequence ATGAACATACACGAGTACCAGGCCCGTGAATTGCTGGCGCGCGCGGGGATCGCCGTGCCGCCGGGCATCGTGGCCACGACCGCGGCGGAGGCCAAGCGCGCGATGGAGCGGCTGGGTGTCCCGAAAGTCGTCGTCAAGGCCCAGGTGCACGCGGGCGGCCGCGGGAAGGCCGGCGGGGTGAAGCTCGCCGCGACGCCCGAGCAGGCCGAGCGCTTCGCGTCCCAGATCCTGGGGATGAAGATCAAGGGCCTGACGGTCACCAAGGTGCTGGTGGTGCCGGCGACCGACATCGCCAGCGAGGCCTACGTGGGCGTGATCGTGGACCGCGTGACGCATTCGCCCGTGTTCATGGTGAGCCCGGCCGGCGGCATCGACATCGAAGAAGTCGCGGCCAAGACGCCCGAGAAGATCTTCAAGACCACCGTGGACGCGCGCTACGGGCTGCTGCCGCACCAGGCCATGGCCCTCGCGTTCCGGCTCTACCGCGACCTGGGGCAGGTGCGCCAGGCGGCGGACATCCTCCAGAAGCTGTACCGCGCGTTCGTGGACGCGGGCGCCTCGCTGGCGGAGATCAACCCGCTGGTGGTGACGCCGAAGGGCGAGGTGGTGGCGCTCGACGCCAAGATCGCGGTGGACGACAACGAGCTGGAGCGGCGGCCGGCGATCGAGGCGCTGCGCGACGTCGCCGCGGAGAACCCGATGGAGGTCCAGGCCCGCGAGGCGAACCTCACCTACATCAAGCTCGACGGCAACGTGGGCTGCTGCGTGAACGGCGCCGGCCTCGCGATGGCGACGATGGACCTGGTGAAGTACTACGGCGGCGACCCGGCCAACTTCCTGGACATCGGCGGCTCGTCGAACCCGGAGAAGGTCGTGACCGCGCTCAAGATCATCACGGCGGACGCCAACGTGAAGGCGATCCTGTTCAATATCTTCGGCGGCATCACCCGCTGCGACGACGTGGCCAACGGCATCGTGGCGGCGACCAAGCAGTTCAAGGTGGACCGCCCGCTGGTGATCCGCCTGACGGGCACCAACGAGGCGGAAGCGGTGAAGATCCTCGAGGGCGTCGGGATGCGGGCCCTCACCGACATGGACGCCGCGGTGGAGCAGGCGGTGAAGCTGGCCAAGGGAGGGGCGGCGGCGTGA